One region of Qipengyuania sp. SS22 genomic DNA includes:
- the dnaE gene encoding DNA polymerase III subunit alpha has translation MSFKPFVPFRILSAYTMLEGAIDPKAMAKLAKERGFPAIAIADRNGLYGAVMFANACKAEGVQPIIGALLGVARPSREEGAEGKLVDYLPLFAQDETGYDNLCHLVSKAHLERPLEFEPHVRLEDLGGRTDGLIAFTGASEGAVTRLLAEGQQSHAEALLDRLQALFPDRLYIELARRGDAVEERAEAALVDLAYARDLPLVATNPANFAEPHMHKAHDAMLCIAGSTHVDAEERARSNPESYVKTCHMMEEAFADLPEAVQNTVVVAQRCAYAPPYRKPILPSLAGDLEGEARALEEDARKGLEARLAPYGEMSEEERKVYFDRLQFEVDIINQMGFPGYFLIVADFIKWAKDHDIPVGPGRGSGAGSLVAWSLTITDLDPIQLGLLFERFLNPERVSMPDFDIDFCETRRGEVIRYVQQKYGHDHVAQIITFGKLKARAVLRDTGRILQMSYGHVDRLCKMVPNHPTDPWTLPRALNGAADFKNEYDNDNEVKRLVDLAMQLEGFPRNSSTHAAGVVIGDRPLAKLVPLYRDPRSDMPVTQYDMKNVESSGLVKFDFLGLKTLSVLKKAVDLLKRREIDIDLSKLPLDDPKVYELMKAGNTVGVFQLESEGMRRTLTAVKPTNFGDIIALVSLYRPGPMDNIPLFGKRKAGEVAIEFPHAKLEGILAETYGIFVYQEQVMQAAQILAGYSLGDADLLRRAMGKKVQAEMDIQRERFVAGCREVSGIEKAEANALFDLIDKFAGYGFNKSHAAAYALLAYQTAWLKAHYPEEFYAAAMCFDMHQSEKLAIFVDDARRSGITVLPPSLNHSEAEYTVEQTDDGYAVRYALAGIRNVGERAMEAIVEERETAGRFENLKDLFERLPRGSMNSRQLEALISAGALDEFEPDRAKLFANADMLLAVADAAERERSSGQGGLFGGEGAAVEDVLRLKEAEPWPRAELMAREKENFGFYFAEHPVEAWRQVASAQGARSYASLMVGGGPVGGRAGAVMAAMVEKVNKGTTRRGKPFVRADFSDSSGQFSAACFEEGLVEKFLQWAQDQTCVKLDVELDSPSPDEPPRITVRGAVPLEAVKGTMAMLLTLEIESVAALGELAIVLGQGGEGGDEAVATLMTGDPSPPIVRLGRTFSIDGELAERLASVPGLAKVQLTARRGKANLRLVA, from the coding sequence ATGTCCTTCAAGCCCTTCGTCCCGTTCCGTATCCTGTCGGCCTATACGATGCTGGAAGGCGCGATCGACCCCAAGGCGATGGCGAAGCTGGCGAAGGAACGCGGCTTTCCCGCTATCGCGATTGCCGACCGCAACGGCCTGTATGGCGCGGTCATGTTCGCCAATGCCTGCAAAGCCGAAGGTGTGCAGCCGATCATCGGAGCGCTGCTGGGTGTTGCGCGCCCAAGCCGCGAAGAAGGGGCGGAGGGCAAGCTTGTCGATTACCTGCCGCTGTTTGCGCAGGACGAGACGGGTTATGACAACCTTTGCCACCTTGTTTCGAAGGCGCATCTCGAACGCCCGCTCGAATTCGAACCGCATGTTCGGCTGGAAGACTTGGGCGGTCGCACCGACGGGCTGATCGCCTTTACCGGCGCGAGCGAAGGCGCGGTGACCAGATTGCTTGCCGAGGGGCAGCAGAGCCATGCCGAGGCGCTGCTCGATCGCTTGCAGGCGCTGTTCCCCGACCGGCTCTACATCGAACTGGCCCGCCGCGGCGATGCAGTGGAAGAACGCGCGGAGGCGGCGCTGGTCGACCTCGCCTATGCCCGCGACCTGCCGCTGGTGGCGACCAACCCTGCCAATTTCGCCGAACCGCACATGCACAAGGCGCATGACGCCATGCTGTGCATCGCGGGATCGACGCATGTCGATGCGGAGGAACGCGCGCGGTCGAACCCCGAAAGTTACGTCAAAACCTGCCACATGATGGAGGAGGCCTTCGCTGACCTCCCCGAAGCGGTTCAGAACACCGTGGTGGTGGCGCAGCGCTGCGCCTATGCGCCGCCCTATCGCAAGCCGATCCTGCCCAGCCTCGCGGGCGACCTTGAAGGCGAGGCGCGCGCGCTTGAGGAAGATGCCCGCAAGGGGCTGGAGGCGCGGCTCGCGCCCTATGGCGAAATGAGCGAGGAGGAACGCAAGGTCTATTTCGACCGGCTGCAGTTCGAAGTCGACATCATCAACCAGATGGGGTTCCCGGGCTACTTCCTGATCGTTGCCGACTTCATCAAATGGGCTAAGGACCACGACATTCCCGTGGGACCGGGGCGTGGTTCGGGTGCGGGCAGCCTCGTCGCCTGGTCGCTGACGATCACCGATCTCGACCCGATCCAGCTCGGCCTGCTGTTCGAACGCTTCCTCAATCCCGAACGCGTCTCGATGCCCGACTTCGACATCGACTTCTGCGAAACCCGCCGCGGCGAGGTGATCCGCTACGTCCAGCAGAAATACGGCCACGATCACGTCGCGCAGATCATCACTTTCGGTAAGCTCAAGGCGCGCGCGGTGCTGCGCGATACGGGGCGCATCCTGCAAATGAGCTACGGCCATGTCGACCGGCTGTGCAAGATGGTGCCCAACCACCCGACCGATCCGTGGACACTGCCGCGCGCGCTCAACGGGGCGGCCGATTTCAAGAACGAATACGACAATGACAACGAGGTGAAGCGCCTCGTCGACCTGGCGATGCAGCTCGAAGGCTTCCCGCGGAACAGTTCGACCCACGCGGCGGGCGTGGTGATCGGCGACCGGCCGCTGGCCAAGCTGGTGCCGCTCTACCGCGATCCGCGCTCGGACATGCCGGTCACGCAATACGACATGAAAAATGTTGAAAGCTCGGGGCTGGTCAAGTTCGACTTCCTCGGCCTGAAAACACTGTCGGTGCTCAAGAAGGCGGTCGACCTGCTCAAGCGGCGCGAGATCGACATCGACCTGTCCAAGCTGCCGCTCGACGATCCCAAGGTCTACGAATTGATGAAGGCGGGCAACACGGTGGGCGTGTTCCAGCTGGAATCGGAAGGCATGCGGCGCACGCTGACCGCGGTGAAGCCAACCAATTTCGGCGACATCATCGCGCTCGTCTCGCTTTACCGTCCGGGTCCGATGGACAACATCCCGCTGTTCGGCAAACGCAAGGCGGGCGAGGTTGCGATCGAGTTTCCGCATGCCAAGCTCGAAGGCATCCTGGCCGAGACCTACGGCATCTTCGTCTACCAGGAACAGGTGATGCAGGCGGCGCAGATCCTGGCCGGCTATTCGCTCGGCGACGCCGATTTGCTGCGCCGCGCGATGGGCAAGAAGGTCCAGGCCGAGATGGATATCCAGCGCGAACGCTTCGTTGCCGGGTGCAGGGAAGTCAGCGGGATCGAAAAGGCCGAGGCCAATGCGCTGTTCGACCTGATCGACAAGTTCGCCGGTTACGGTTTCAACAAGTCGCACGCCGCCGCCTATGCATTGCTCGCCTACCAGACCGCGTGGCTCAAGGCGCATTACCCCGAGGAATTCTACGCCGCGGCGATGTGTTTCGACATGCACCAGTCCGAAAAGCTGGCGATCTTCGTCGACGATGCGCGGCGCAGCGGGATCACGGTGCTGCCGCCCTCGCTCAATCACTCGGAGGCCGAATATACCGTCGAGCAGACCGACGACGGTTACGCCGTGCGCTATGCGCTGGCGGGAATCCGCAATGTCGGCGAACGCGCGATGGAAGCGATCGTCGAGGAGCGTGAAACCGCCGGCCGTTTCGAAAATCTCAAGGATCTGTTCGAGCGCTTGCCCAGGGGCTCGATGAATTCGCGCCAGCTCGAGGCATTGATCAGCGCGGGCGCGCTCGACGAATTCGAACCCGACCGCGCCAAGCTGTTCGCCAATGCCGACATGCTGCTGGCGGTCGCCGATGCGGCCGAGCGCGAGCGGTCGAGCGGGCAGGGCGGCCTGTTCGGCGGCGAGGGGGCGGCGGTCGAGGATGTGCTGCGGTTGAAAGAGGCTGAACCCTGGCCGCGCGCCGAGCTGATGGCACGCGAGAAGGAAAACTTCGGCTTCTACTTTGCCGAGCATCCGGTCGAGGCATGGCGGCAGGTGGCGAGCGCTCAGGGTGCGCGCAGCTATGCCTCGCTGATGGTCGGCGGGGGGCCGGTAGGCGGCCGGGCGGGCGCGGTGATGGCGGCCATGGTCGAGAAGGTGAACAAGGGCACCACCCGGCGCGGCAAACCCTTTGTGCGGGCCGATTTCTCCGACAGTTCGGGCCAGTTCAGCGCCGCCTGTTTCGAAGAGGGACTGGTCGAGAAATTCCTCCAGTGGGCGCAGGACCAGACCTGTGTGAAGCTCGATGTCGAACTCGACAGCCCGAGCCCCGACGAACCGCCGCGGATCACCGTGCGGGGTGCGGTTCCGCTGGAAGCGGTCAAGGGCACCATGGCGATGCTGCTCACGCTCGAGATCGAGAGCGTCGCCGCGCTGGGCGAGCTGGCGATCGTGCTGGGCCAGGGCGGCGAGGGGGGCGACGAAGCGGTCGCGACCCTGATGACCGGTGATCCCAGCCCGCCCATTGTGCGGCTGGGGCGAACATTTTCTATCGACGGCGAGCTTGCCGAACGCTTGGCAAGTGTGCCCGGCCTTGCCAAGGTGCAGTTAACCGCGCGACGGGGGAAGGCAAACCTGCGCCTCGTCGCCTGA
- a CDS encoding glutathione peroxidase, producing the protein MTTIADFVVTTNKGDEIALSEKLGKVLLLVNTASKCGFTPQYDGLEELYQDYRDRGFEVLAFPCNQFGGQEPGDAGEIAEFCKVNFGLTFPLMAKVDVNGDNASPLFDWMKREKPGVMGSKAIKWNFTKFLIDRSGQVVKRYGPTDAPKTIAKDIEKLL; encoded by the coding sequence ATGACCACTATCGCCGATTTCGTCGTCACCACGAACAAGGGCGACGAAATCGCTCTGTCGGAAAAGCTGGGCAAGGTCCTGCTGCTGGTCAACACCGCCAGCAAATGCGGTTTCACCCCGCAATATGACGGGCTTGAGGAGCTCTACCAGGACTATCGCGACAGGGGCTTCGAGGTGCTTGCCTTTCCCTGCAACCAGTTCGGCGGCCAGGAGCCCGGCGATGCGGGCGAGATCGCCGAGTTCTGCAAGGTCAATTTCGGTCTCACTTTCCCGCTAATGGCCAAGGTCGATGTCAATGGCGATAATGCCAGCCCGCTGTTCGACTGGATGAAGCGCGAAAAGCCCGGCGTGATGGGATCGAAGGCGATCAAGTGGAACTTCACCAAGTTCCTGATCGACCGTTCAGGCCAGGTCGTGAAGCGATATGGCCCGACCGACGCGCCCAAGACGATCGCCAAGGATATCGAAAAGCTATTGTAG
- a CDS encoding ABC transporter ATP-binding protein, producing the protein MSNSGVKPVVELKQLTRSFEQGGERIDVLRGVDLAIRPGEIVALLGPSGSGKSTLLQAVGLLESGFGGEIVIAGHSAEKSNSRARTVLRRDHLGFVYQFHHLLPDFDARENVVLPQLVAGRPHGEAEARADQLLVALGLGHRLDHRPSQLSGGEQQRVAVARGLANKPDLVLADEPTGNLDEATADKVLAEFLGLVRGEGSAALIATHNERLAQRMDRVVRLHDGVLA; encoded by the coding sequence ATGAGTAATTCGGGCGTGAAACCGGTAGTCGAGCTCAAACAGCTTACCCGCAGCTTCGAACAGGGCGGCGAGCGAATCGACGTGCTGCGCGGCGTCGACCTCGCGATCCGTCCGGGCGAGATCGTCGCGCTGCTGGGTCCTTCGGGATCGGGCAAGTCGACGCTTCTCCAGGCGGTCGGCCTGCTCGAGAGTGGCTTCGGCGGTGAGATCGTCATTGCCGGCCATTCGGCGGAAAAATCGAACTCGCGCGCGCGCACCGTGCTGCGCCGCGACCATCTCGGCTTCGTCTACCAGTTCCATCACTTGCTGCCCGATTTCGATGCGCGCGAAAATGTCGTCCTGCCCCAGCTTGTCGCTGGCCGCCCGCATGGGGAGGCGGAGGCGCGCGCCGACCAATTGCTGGTCGCGCTGGGGCTCGGGCATCGGCTCGATCATCGACCGAGCCAGCTATCGGGCGGCGAACAGCAGCGCGTGGCGGTTGCCCGCGGGCTGGCCAACAAACCCGATCTTGTGCTGGCCGACGAACCGACCGGGAATCTCGACGAGGCCACCGCCGACAAGGTGCTCGCCGAATTCCTCGGGCTGGTGCGCGGCGAAGGCAGCGCGGCGTTGATCGCGACGCATAACGAACGCCTGGCGCAAAGGATGGACCGCGTGGTCCGGCTGCACGACGGCGTGCTGGCATAG
- a CDS encoding lipoprotein-releasing ABC transporter permease subunit, with protein sequence MILSPFEWTIAKRYLLPGKGEAFIALVASISIGVVMLSVAMLVVVMSVMNGFRAELLDKIVGLNGHAIVQAYGGRMDDWENILEEVRQTPGVVDASPLIEQPLAISFNGRVEGVSVRGNRQEDLDDLSSKAISGDFSALQPGAYKVAIGVRLAENIGARVGDTITVINLQGRSTPFGTMPRQIGYEVAAIFEVGVYDYDGAFVVMPMQDAQTLLLIGNSVQMIEVTVEDADEVGEIMAPLNSSLGGRAVVNDWKTINATLFDALQVERAAMAFALSFMVLVAAFNILSSLVMLVRAKTRDIAIMRTMGASRQSLMKIFVTTGFTVGAIGTVVGLALGFSILAGRQQIVQAIGALTGQNLWDPQYRFLTTIPSKVDGSEVTMIALLALGLSFLATLYPAWKAANTDPVQVLRYE encoded by the coding sequence TTGATCCTCTCCCCCTTCGAATGGACCATCGCCAAACGCTATTTGCTTCCGGGCAAGGGCGAGGCTTTCATTGCCCTGGTGGCAAGCATCTCGATCGGCGTGGTGATGCTTTCGGTCGCCATGCTGGTGGTGGTGATGAGCGTGATGAACGGATTTCGCGCCGAACTGCTCGACAAGATCGTCGGCCTCAACGGCCATGCCATCGTCCAGGCCTATGGCGGGCGGATGGACGATTGGGAGAACATTCTTGAAGAAGTGCGTCAGACGCCGGGTGTGGTCGATGCAAGCCCACTGATCGAACAACCGCTGGCGATCAGTTTCAACGGCCGCGTCGAAGGCGTATCGGTGCGCGGTAATAGGCAGGAAGACCTCGACGACCTTTCGAGCAAGGCGATCAGCGGCGATTTCTCGGCGCTCCAGCCGGGCGCGTACAAGGTCGCAATCGGGGTCAGGCTCGCCGAGAACATCGGCGCCCGCGTCGGCGATACAATTACGGTCATCAACCTCCAGGGACGTTCGACCCCCTTCGGCACCATGCCGCGCCAGATCGGCTATGAGGTCGCCGCCATTTTCGAGGTCGGCGTCTACGATTACGACGGTGCCTTCGTCGTGATGCCGATGCAGGATGCGCAGACGCTCCTGCTTATCGGAAACAGTGTGCAGATGATTGAGGTCACGGTGGAGGATGCCGACGAGGTCGGCGAAATCATGGCCCCGCTGAATTCTTCGCTTGGCGGCCGTGCGGTGGTCAACGACTGGAAGACCATCAACGCGACGCTCTTCGATGCCTTGCAGGTCGAGCGCGCGGCGATGGCCTTCGCGCTCAGTTTCATGGTGCTGGTGGCAGCGTTCAACATTCTCTCCAGCCTGGTCATGCTGGTGCGTGCCAAGACTCGCGACATTGCGATCATGCGGACCATGGGGGCGTCGCGGCAAAGCCTGATGAAAATCTTCGTCACCACCGGGTTTACCGTGGGCGCGATCGGCACGGTGGTGGGCCTTGCGCTGGGCTTTTCGATCCTCGCCGGGCGGCAACAGATCGTGCAGGCGATCGGCGCGCTGACGGGGCAAAACCTGTGGGACCCGCAATATCGCTTCCTCACCACTATTCCGTCGAAGGTCGATGGCAGCGAAGTGACCATGATCGCCTTGCTCGCGCTGGGCCTCAGCTTCCTGGCTACGCTCTACCCCGCGTGGAAGGCGGCAAACACCGATCCCGTGCAGGTGCTGCGTTATGAGTAA
- the purF gene encoding amidophosphoribosyltransferase, whose amino-acid sequence MNLTHPFLDEDGDKLREECGVFGAVNATDASAVTALGLHALQHRGQEAAGITSFNGTEFFTLRGLGHVAENFSSQEAIAELPGMMAAGHVRYSTTGGSGLRNIQPLYADLASGGFAVAHNGNISNAGMLREDLVRRGSIFQSTSDTEVIIHLVATSRYPTIMDRLIDALRLLEGAYALIVMTPEGMIACRDPLGIRPLQMGRIGDATLFASETVAFDVVGAQFVRQVEPGEVIKVDFDGNIDSLHPFGNHSARPCIFEHVYFSRPDSVFDGRSIYEARKAIGAELARETPVEADLVIPVPDSGVPAAIGYAQEAGIPFELGIIRSHYVGRTFIQPSDGARHAGVKRKHNANRALVEGKRIVLIDDSIVRGTTSMQIVEMMRDAGATEVHFRVASPPTAHSCFYGVDTPERSKLLAARMDVEPMREFIKADSLAFVSIDGLYRAVGEKPRNSACPQFCDACFTGDYPTALTDLARREDKQQQLSFTSEQVA is encoded by the coding sequence ATGAACCTCACGCACCCGTTTCTAGACGAGGATGGCGACAAGCTGCGCGAAGAGTGCGGCGTATTCGGCGCGGTCAACGCGACCGATGCTTCCGCCGTCACCGCCCTGGGCCTCCACGCGCTGCAGCACCGCGGCCAGGAAGCTGCGGGTATCACCAGTTTCAACGGCACCGAGTTCTTCACGCTCCGCGGGCTGGGTCATGTGGCGGAGAATTTCTCCAGCCAGGAAGCGATCGCCGAACTACCCGGCATGATGGCCGCGGGCCATGTCCGCTATTCCACCACCGGCGGCTCGGGCCTGCGCAATATCCAGCCGCTCTATGCCGACCTTGCCAGTGGCGGCTTCGCGGTCGCGCATAACGGCAATATCTCGAACGCGGGTATGCTGCGCGAAGATCTGGTGCGGCGCGGGTCGATCTTCCAGTCGACCAGCGACACCGAGGTCATCATCCACCTCGTCGCGACCAGCCGCTATCCCACCATCATGGATCGGCTGATCGATGCGCTGCGGCTGCTCGAAGGCGCCTATGCGCTGATCGTCATGACCCCCGAAGGCATGATCGCCTGCCGCGATCCGCTGGGCATCCGCCCGCTACAAATGGGCCGGATCGGCGATGCGACATTGTTCGCTTCGGAAACCGTCGCCTTCGACGTGGTCGGCGCGCAATTCGTCCGCCAGGTCGAACCGGGCGAGGTGATCAAGGTCGATTTCGACGGCAATATCGATTCGCTGCATCCCTTCGGCAATCATTCCGCCCGCCCGTGCATTTTCGAGCATGTCTATTTCAGCCGGCCGGATTCGGTGTTCGACGGGCGCAGCATCTACGAGGCGCGCAAGGCGATCGGCGCCGAACTGGCGCGCGAAACGCCGGTCGAAGCTGACCTCGTCATTCCGGTGCCCGACAGCGGCGTCCCTGCGGCGATCGGCTACGCGCAGGAAGCGGGCATCCCGTTCGAACTGGGGATCATCCGTTCGCATTATGTCGGGCGGACCTTCATCCAGCCCAGCGACGGCGCGCGCCATGCCGGCGTCAAGCGCAAGCACAACGCCAACCGCGCGCTCGTCGAGGGCAAGCGCATCGTCCTGATCGACGACAGCATCGTGCGCGGCACCACCAGCATGCAGATCGTCGAGATGATGCGCGATGCGGGTGCCACCGAAGTGCACTTCCGCGTCGCCAGCCCGCCCACCGCGCACAGCTGCTTCTACGGCGTCGATACGCCCGAACGCAGCAAGCTGCTCGCCGCGCGGATGGATGTCGAACCGATGCGCGAATTCATCAAGGCCGACAGCCTCGCCTTCGTCTCGATCGACGGCCTCTATCGCGCGGTCGGCGAGAAACCGCGCAATTCGGCCTGCCCGCAGTTCTGCGATGCCTGCTTTACCGGGGATTACCCGACCGCGCTGACCGATCTGGCGCGGCGCGAGGATAAGCAGCAGCAGCTCTCCTTCACTTCCGAACAGGTCGCCTGA
- a CDS encoding SDR family NAD(P)-dependent oxidoreductase, giving the protein MDQPLANRLALVTGASKGIGAATARALAAAGAHVVLTGRDVPALEAVEDTIHAVGGASTIAPVDLAESDGLARLASAIAGRWDKLDYLVISAAYLPALTPVTQMDGKQLSQALTVNFLATQALLANFDPLLKRAEAGRVIGLTSSVGASPRAYWSAYGATKAAFDNMLESYAQEVEKISKVRVALVDPGATRTAMRAKAYPGEDPQSVKEPAAVADRLVELLVNDFTGFHRERVDR; this is encoded by the coding sequence ATGGACCAACCGTTGGCCAATCGGCTCGCGCTTGTCACCGGGGCGAGCAAGGGGATCGGCGCCGCCACCGCGCGCGCGCTGGCCGCTGCTGGCGCGCATGTCGTGCTGACCGGCCGCGATGTTCCTGCGCTCGAAGCGGTCGAGGATACGATCCACGCAGTCGGCGGCGCGTCGACCATCGCCCCGGTCGATCTTGCCGAAAGTGACGGGCTCGCTCGCCTCGCCTCGGCCATTGCCGGTCGCTGGGACAAGCTCGATTATCTCGTGATTTCCGCAGCCTATCTGCCGGCCCTCACACCGGTTACGCAGATGGACGGCAAGCAGCTCAGCCAGGCGCTGACCGTCAATTTCCTCGCCACCCAGGCACTGCTGGCCAATTTCGACCCGCTGCTCAAACGCGCCGAGGCCGGCCGGGTGATCGGTCTGACCAGCAGCGTCGGGGCCAGCCCGCGCGCCTATTGGTCCGCCTATGGCGCAACCAAGGCGGCGTTCGACAATATGCTCGAAAGCTATGCGCAGGAGGTCGAGAAGATCTCCAAGGTCCGCGTCGCGCTGGTCGATCCGGGCGCAACCCGCACTGCCATGCGGGCCAAGGCCTATCCGGGCGAAGACCCGCAGTCGGTCAAGGAGCCCGCCGCGGTGGCCGACCGTCTTGTCGAATTGCTTGTTAACGATTTCACCGGCTTCCACCGCGAGCGCGTCGACCGGTGA
- a CDS encoding PilZ domain-containing protein, translating to MIRHSQDPYTLVAQEDRCAPRAKLAIPGQLRASGGRAFQTVIHDLSMSGFSAAALNRMHEGQLCWLTLPGLESLQAQVVWWENSMVGCAFSELLGSIVHDNILARYTSEGAAYRPY from the coding sequence ATGATCCGACATTCGCAAGATCCATACACGCTGGTCGCGCAGGAGGACCGCTGCGCACCGCGCGCCAAGCTGGCCATTCCCGGCCAGTTGCGCGCCAGTGGCGGCCGCGCCTTCCAGACCGTGATCCACGACCTGTCGATGTCGGGATTTTCCGCCGCCGCGCTCAACCGCATGCACGAAGGCCAGCTATGCTGGCTCACCCTGCCCGGGCTCGAATCGCTGCAGGCACAGGTCGTGTGGTGGGAAAACTCGATGGTCGGCTGCGCATTCAGCGAATTGCTGGGCTCGATCGTCCATGACAACATTCTCGCCCGCTACACCAGCGAAGGCGCCGCCTACCGCCCTTATTGA
- a CDS encoding serine hydrolase domain-containing protein — protein MRGLLISTAALALAGCATAYDTVATAPPALPAVTQSMPAQMASLDPGDSILFWDDARRSAAFRDMESAFPGLEVAPANTVRTLPRQEDRLPAALQADIRAYMAQTQAAGLMVLKDGAIVFEDYGLDFGPTGRWTSFSVAKSFTSTLLGAAIADGAIASVDTPVTNIIPALAGTAYEGVSVGQIATMTSGVAWNEDYTDPDSDVARMLGVAPVAGESQAVTYARTLTREAPAGEKWVYKTLETNLLGLIVEQATGQSLAAYAAEKIVEPAGFEGGLFWMQDLTGGNIGGCCLSLRLSDYARMGQFALEGGEGVVPEGWFATAGSPLVDFAPEAPGFGYGYQWWTYPGDMYGAQGIFGQAITIIPEEELVVAVVSNWSTATSSAHRDGFRTLVGRLVETLED, from the coding sequence ATGCGTGGATTATTGATTTCGACGGCGGCACTGGCGCTGGCCGGTTGCGCGACGGCTTACGACACCGTTGCAACCGCACCCCCGGCGCTGCCCGCTGTAACCCAGTCGATGCCCGCGCAAATGGCGAGCCTGGATCCGGGCGATTCGATCCTGTTCTGGGACGACGCACGCCGGTCGGCCGCCTTCCGCGATATGGAATCGGCCTTCCCCGGGCTCGAAGTGGCGCCGGCCAATACGGTCCGCACGCTGCCGCGACAGGAGGATCGCCTCCCCGCCGCGCTGCAGGCCGATATCCGCGCCTATATGGCCCAAACGCAGGCGGCTGGTTTGATGGTGCTCAAGGACGGCGCGATCGTATTCGAGGATTACGGTCTGGATTTCGGCCCGACCGGACGCTGGACCAGCTTCTCGGTTGCCAAGAGTTTCACTTCGACCCTGCTTGGCGCCGCGATTGCGGATGGCGCAATCGCCAGCGTCGATACACCGGTCACCAACATCATCCCCGCGCTGGCGGGCACTGCCTATGAGGGGGTAAGCGTCGGCCAGATCGCCACGATGACTTCGGGCGTGGCGTGGAACGAGGATTACACCGACCCTGACAGCGACGTCGCGCGGATGCTTGGCGTCGCCCCGGTCGCGGGCGAATCGCAGGCAGTGACCTATGCCCGCACGCTGACGCGCGAAGCGCCCGCGGGCGAGAAGTGGGTCTACAAGACGCTTGAGACCAATCTGCTCGGCCTGATCGTCGAACAGGCGACCGGCCAGTCGCTCGCTGCCTATGCGGCCGAGAAGATCGTCGAGCCCGCCGGGTTCGAGGGCGGCCTGTTCTGGATGCAGGACCTGACCGGCGGCAATATCGGGGGCTGCTGCCTTTCGCTGCGGCTGTCGGACTATGCGCGCATGGGCCAGTTCGCGCTTGAGGGCGGGGAGGGCGTGGTGCCCGAAGGCTGGTTCGCCACAGCCGGTTCACCGCTGGTGGACTTCGCGCCCGAGGCACCCGGCTTCGGCTATGGCTACCAATGGTGGACCTATCCCGGCGACATGTATGGCGCGCAGGGAATTTTCGGTCAGGCGATCACGATCATCCCGGAAGAGGAACTGGTCGTGGCGGTGGTGAGCAATTGGTCGACCGCGACCAGCAGCGCACACCGCGACGGGTTCCGTACGCTGGTGGGCAGGCTGGTCGAAACGCTGGAGGACTAG